AAGTCTTTTAACTTGGTGTCTTATTCTTGTCCTCAATAAAGTATTAAACCCAATACAGGTCTACATTAGATCAACAGTAGAATAACTGCATTCATACAGTTATTACcttgaataaaaataaatatataaattcaACACCAATACCTACAGATTTTAGCCTAAATGGCCCCTAGGGGGCTTATAACGTTGACGTGTAGGAAGTGGGACCCGGAACATAAACAATGGTATACGCTCCTCGTCAGATCCTGCTTTGAACTTTTGTAGCAGGCTAACCAAAATGGCAGCTCCGAGTGGCAGTGGTGTTTCTAGACGTCTGGTTCAGTATGTTGTCGTTCGGTCAGATCTGATACATTCGTTATCCTGGCCGTTAGGGGCGGTCATCACGCAAGCCTGTCACGCTGCCACGGCCGTCATTCATTTACACTACGCCGATCCCGACACTCAGGAGTATTTGGCGGAGCTGGACAGCATGCACAAAGTAGTTCTGCAGGTTAGCGGCTCGCGCCTGTCATAATGACGTGTCTGTCAAGGGGAACATGTCACCTGTGCGTTATAGCTTATAATATACGGGGTTAGTAAGATGATCTAGTCAGCACAGCGCTTGGTTGAGCATGATCGAAGCAATGGTCAGATGAGTAACTGCAGACCAGAGGTTGCATTTCATTTATTGAACACGACACCAGACATTCTGCAAGATTTTAACGGTCCTTTTTGTGTATTCCTAGGCTCCAGATGAAACGTGCCTCTCCGAATTATCCGCGACGCTTACAGAAAAAGGCATAGAGCACAAATTATGGGTGGAGCAGCCGGAGAACATGCCCACATGTCTGGCCCTGAAGCCATACCCAAAGGACGCCGTGCAGCCTTTCCTTAAGAAACTGAAGCTTTTCAAGTGATGTAGCGCTCCTCTAAGCGCGAGCGTGCCTCACAAAGCTCGCGCTTAGCTCGCCTGAATGGGCTCGATACGCGGTTGCCTTGGAGACCACTGCTGCTGCGTGACGTAGCGCGGCAGGGACGGACATCACGGTCTCTCCGACCATAGTTTATGGATTCATATATAATGTTCCGTTAAAGGGATTAAAATGGATGTTTACTGTTGATTAAAACCGGTTTGTACTTGTCTTtccatgtgtgaatgtgtgttaatGGGAAAAAATCCTCTTGTTTATATTGGTGTGCACCAACGCCTACTAGTTTGTACAGTGGTCCACTACAGCTGAGGATAAAGTGATGATCTATAAGCAGGACTGTAACATTCCACCACACAGGACTGCAGTATGTTCATTTAATACCATAAGGCTTAAAAACCTGCGTAGGCATGTGATGGCCAGAGATCAGTGTGACCACAGAGTAGAAAGCCACATTAAAGAACTAGAGAGAGCATGTGAAAGTGGGACAGACCAATTTTAGCTAACTTTGGACTAAATTCTGTTAGTGGGGATTGTTGATACACCACTACGGAAGTTAGACAGTAGGACCCAGCAGATGGAGGGAACCCCAGTATAGCTTACACCACCCCTGACGTAGCACAGCGACAGCACAGACCGGGCATGAGAGGTGCTTTTTACATGGTGCTTTTATTGCAATGTGTTGCATTCTCACATTCATGGATGTTATAGAGATTTGTTAGTCAAAGCATCACTTCCTTCAAGGTCTGCATCTTCACCTTGGACAAGCAACAGGAGGCCCATACGCACGAGGTGTGGatgttgtgtgtttctgtatgtttgtgtgtgcatgtatgttttATGCATACGTGTGTAAACTTGAACTATTTCAGTTTAAGCAGCCACATATTTCCATGAAATGGACAAGAGAAATAAGAGTGATTAAGAAGATGTGAGGAGTCTGGCACTCCAGACGTCTGCAGGTGCTGGACCCAGCATGGAACTGATTGTCTACAACGTCCTAAGAAAGGCAGGACTGTCCAGACACGCCTGGACACAGagaaccaaaacaaaagaaatcaaCCAACcagaaataaaaacatgacGATAACATACGTCTCCCAGACACACCCGAATCCATAATGTCTCAAAACAGCTGCAACGATGCCTCTCAAGGGAAAGAGCGGTTCACAAGTTTCATACAAAACTGGACAAAATGAGTAAAatgtatatattcatatatatttatatttatttatattaattttACAGGTGAAAAGTGGAACCTTGTTTTGAGTGACCAGTACCGTTTCAGTAGAGGCACAACATCTTGCCTCCTGCCACAACAACATCCATATTTATAAGGCAGCGCTTACAATACTCAAAACACATCTCAGGCAAACAGTAGCGCCTACATAGTGATACAGTAGAGTAGTGAAACCTGAATACGACGGAAGCATGTGGTACATCACTAGAAGCTTCTAGAAGATTCACTGCTATACCGAGCAGCGTTGCCAGAATACAAAGTCCACAAGGAACTGCAGACTTCATGGAATTTACGAAAATGGTTATGAGCGCTTGCCACCGCATGGGCAAACTACGTAACAGCACATTACGGGACAGTACAGGACACCGCAAGCAGAGTTAGATGAGGAATGTCTAACAGTGAAAGCCAGTGGATGGTATGAGCGTGAGCACACTGGCTGTCAACAAAGGGCTGGGGTAGCCCTGAAGACCACAGGCATAGTTTCAAAGCGACCCACTGCAGCAGGACGAGGTGCAGGACAGAAGCCCGGACTACCCTGCACTTACACGGCCGCAAAGCCCAGGGGGGGCTACTACCAAGTTCTTCCTGAAGAACCTGAGAAAGTTTGACATTTTCCATCAGAAAGCAGAAGGACATTTTACTCTGATACATTCAGGGGACATTTCTGTAGTTCTCTGACCTTTGTCATGATTCTGTGTGTGATGGCCTCTTTCCTTTTAATTGAGATATAAAGTGCAAAACTAGATTGTATTTCTTGCAAATTCCTGGAATATTTTGCTTTGAGTAAAAAATCCATGTAAAATACAGCAAACATCTTAGAAAGGTCATAAAATCTTCATTATCAAGAAAAATGTCTTCAAACAGGAGGAGCAGTCCTCTATGCAGAAAATATATACAAGAGGCACCTCAAATTTGGTATAAAGAATTCAGCTAAATAAAGTCAAATATCTAAGAATACTTGCATCAGTGTATATTTTAGCCTAAGTAGCTCAAAACTGTGTTCTGAACTACAAATCAGGTATTTCCTTGAGCTGAAAGAAAAACCTGTCCAGGTAAGacagcacaggtacacacacgcaaacagcaGTCTGAGAGTCGTGATCAAATGCCAGCGCCTCGGTTATGACCCTGGAAACAGAAGCGAGGAGGTCGTGATTTAAGGTGCATAGCTAGCTGTAGTACACTTCCTGAAAATAACAACTATGCTTCCTGCCTGACAGACATTGGCACAGTGGTTCCTCCTTTGAGTAGCAACAGGGATTCAACATTTGGTAATGATAGAAGTGCTAAGCTACTTAATGTTAGGAAAAACCAGTCTTAAAAAAGGGGCCCGAAGAAACATATAAGCACAAACGTGCGCTAAAGAATGATAGTGTT
The window above is part of the Brachyhypopomus gauderio isolate BG-103 chromosome 9, BGAUD_0.2, whole genome shotgun sequence genome. Proteins encoded here:
- the ptrhd1 gene encoding putative peptidyl-tRNA hydrolase PTRHD1, translating into MAAPSGSGVSRRLVQYVVVRSDLIHSLSWPLGAVITQACHAATAVIHLHYADPDTQEYLAELDSMHKVVLQAPDETCLSELSATLTEKGIEHKLWVEQPENMPTCLALKPYPKDAVQPFLKKLKLFK